From Geotalea uraniireducens Rf4:
AAAAATTCAACGGCAGGATTGTGATTTCCTTTAAGGACGGCGGTGTCAGCTACCTGGAAAAATCAGAAACATTCAAGTAAATCCCAAAGATCTCAGTTTATTCGGTAGTGTCCGTTAGAAAATTGCACTGACACTCCAACCATAAAAACAAGCACATTACCCTCCCCCAACCCCTCCCATCAAGGGAGGGGAGCTTTAAAGTCCCCTCGCCCCTTGTGGACCCAAATTGCGGGCCTAAAGGAGAGGGCTAGGGTGAGGGGGGAAGTGAAAAGAGGTGAAATGATGGCCCGGGTAACATGCGCAATCTGTGATGAAGAGGCTGATTCAGACGATTATCGAGTAAAATGTTGCACGGAATGCGGCTCATGGTTCTGTTACAGGCATCTTGGGCAATACAAATCACAATGTACATTATGTGGAATCTATTCACTTAAAAACCTCTATGGCCGGTGATGCCGTCCGGCGGGACAGCGTGGTCATAAAGCATGGAGGAGATTTGGATACGGAGGTTTTGTCATGAAGCTGTGTTTTCCCGTGGTAACCGACGAAGGAATGGAAAGCAATATCTACGGCCATTTCGCTTCGGCGCCGATGTTTGTGATCGTTGACACCCTGACCCGGCAGAGTACCGTCATCGCCAATTGCGATCCGGGCAACCCGTATGGCGGCTGCAGTCCGTTCAGCGCCCTCAACGGCCGGCAGCTGGACGGTATCATCGTCGGCGGCATCGGCGACGAGTCGGTGCGGGTGATGAACATGTGCGGGTTCAAGGTCTTCCAGGCGCATTCTTCGGCCGTTACCGAGAATCTCGCGCTGTTTGAAAAGAATCTGCTGCAGGAGGTGACTGTCCAGCAGAGCTATCTGGAAGGAAGATGTTCCGACGGTGGGGGCGAGCACACGTGCAGCCACAGCCACTGTAACTAGTGCCATGTAACACTTATTTTTGCGGATAACCCCTCTAAATCTCCCCTTATCTAAGAGGAGACTTCAAGGCTTCCCCCCTTAGGTAAGGGGGGACTGAGGGGGGTTAGATTCAGATGTTACAGTGTACTAGTTTTCTTTAGAATACTGAATAATCAGGCGCTTACTTCGTCCTCTGCCAAAGGCAGACTTAACGAAACCCGCATTGATACCGGACTGCCCGGTATTGGTGCGGGTTTTTTGTTGCCGTCAATCCGGTTTAATCAACGGTCAGGAAAACAAGGGGTAGCAGAATCATGATGAAAGAAATACCGGTCCAGGAAGCTGTCGGCAGAGTTCTTTTCCACGATATCACCCGGATCGTGCCGGGGGAATTTGACGGCCGGGCCTTCAAAAAGGGGCATATCATCGAGGAAAGCGATGTCGCCAAACTGCTGAAACTCGGCAAGGACAACATCTACATCCTCGATCTGGAAGAGGGGTTCGTTCACGAGAACGAGTCTGCGCTGAGGATTGCCAAGGCGGCGATCGGCGAGGGAATCCAGTTCAGCGAGCCGGTGGAGGGAAAGGTAACCATGTCGTCGATCACCAGGGGACTGCTCAAGGTGAACGTGGCTGCCCTGGACCGGATCAACGCGATCGACGAAATCGTGCTTGCGACGCTGCACACCAACCAGGAAGTGCTTCCACGCAAACAGA
This genomic window contains:
- a CDS encoding NifB/NifX family molybdenum-iron cluster-binding protein; this encodes MKLCFPVVTDEGMESNIYGHFASAPMFVIVDTLTRQSTVIANCDPGNPYGGCSPFSALNGRQLDGIIVGGIGDESVRVMNMCGFKVFQAHSSAVTENLALFEKNLLQEVTVQQSYLEGRCSDGGGEHTCSHSHCN